A single window of Brevundimonas vitisensis DNA harbors:
- a CDS encoding SAM-dependent methyltransferase, which translates to MSLANVAIRQLQDAPFPDFVARPAIDSLVTEARLRLDREGPHDEAAFAQDMARRAIAEHTDKANEQHYELAPEFFEICLGARLKYSSCLYPTGNESLDEAEVAALAETCQHADLQDGQRILELGCGWGSLSLWMAEHYPTARITAVSNSQGQRGHIEAQAKARGLSNLTVVTCDMNDFRPELADWDRYDRIVSVEMFEHMANWRALLTRAKGWLKPDGRMFIHIFTHRDAPYRFDHNDSGDFIAQHFFTGGVMPSKGLIRQFPDLFEVEQEWTWNGTHYARTANHWLANMDANADRVMELMRQTYGADAALWRRRWRRFYMATAGLFGNDEGRTWAVSHYRLKPASETGSDQ; encoded by the coding sequence ATGAGCCTAGCCAATGTCGCCATCCGCCAGTTGCAGGATGCTCCTTTCCCGGATTTTGTGGCCCGGCCCGCGATCGACAGTCTGGTGACGGAGGCAAGGCTTCGGCTGGATCGCGAGGGGCCCCATGACGAGGCGGCCTTCGCCCAGGACATGGCGCGGCGGGCCATCGCCGAACACACTGACAAGGCCAATGAGCAGCACTACGAGCTGGCCCCCGAGTTCTTCGAAATCTGCCTGGGTGCGCGGCTGAAATATTCCTCGTGCCTGTACCCCACGGGAAATGAGTCACTGGACGAGGCCGAAGTCGCCGCCCTGGCCGAGACCTGCCAGCACGCCGATCTTCAGGACGGACAGCGGATTCTGGAGCTGGGTTGCGGCTGGGGCTCGCTCAGCCTCTGGATGGCGGAACACTACCCCACCGCGCGAATCACGGCGGTGTCCAACAGCCAAGGCCAGCGCGGGCATATCGAGGCGCAGGCGAAGGCGAGGGGGTTGTCCAACCTGACCGTGGTCACCTGCGACATGAACGATTTTCGACCAGAGCTGGCGGACTGGGACCGCTATGACCGGATCGTTTCGGTCGAGATGTTCGAACATATGGCCAATTGGCGGGCCCTGCTGACCAGGGCCAAGGGGTGGCTGAAGCCGGACGGGCGGATGTTCATCCACATCTTCACCCACCGCGATGCGCCCTATCGGTTCGACCATAACGACAGCGGCGACTTCATTGCCCAGCACTTCTTTACCGGTGGCGTCATGCCCAGCAAGGGCCTGATCCGACAGTTTCCCGACCTGTTCGAGGTCGAACAGGAATGGACCTGGAACGGAACCCACTATGCCCGCACAGCCAATCACTGGCTGGCCAATATGGACGCCAATGCCGATCGGGTGATGGAGTTGATGCGGCAGACCTATGGTGCGGACGCAGCTCTGTGGCGCAGGCGCTGGCGGCGCTTCTACATGGCCACGGCGGGACTGTTCGGAAACGACGAAGGAAGGACCTGGGCCGTCAGCCACTACCGGCTGAAGCCTGCCTCTGAAACGGGAAGCGACCAATGA
- a CDS encoding SGNH/GDSL hydrolase family protein, with protein sequence MKAGINSLTAAVVVGVLIGLLLTPDGRAWLRHPTLMLGDTANASASPLAAPVSERAEIAPPAAPVMRATVTPLDQRMARGQLRIGVFGDSMADGLYTGLYRELDGTPGVTVTKFSEVSTGLSRYDYVDIHAKTARQLGEQPVDVAVILFGTNDAQGISIDGVVHEFGTEGWKAAYARRVDDLVALLRSRDVAVYWVGLPRMKRPTFDARMTIINDVVEGRMKALGVPYLETVDLTSNAEGEYEAYLSGAGGRRQLMRANDGIHMSMAGYLRISEPVAERLKRDAGIGPAPAPAP encoded by the coding sequence TTGAAGGCGGGGATCAACAGTCTGACGGCGGCTGTCGTGGTCGGTGTGCTGATCGGCCTGCTGTTGACGCCGGACGGCCGCGCCTGGCTTCGTCACCCCACACTGATGCTGGGCGACACGGCCAATGCCTCGGCTTCGCCGCTGGCGGCGCCCGTTTCGGAGCGCGCAGAGATTGCCCCGCCTGCTGCGCCCGTCATGCGCGCCACGGTGACCCCCCTCGATCAGCGTATGGCTCGCGGCCAGTTGCGGATCGGCGTCTTCGGCGACTCCATGGCTGACGGGCTCTACACCGGCCTTTATCGCGAACTGGACGGCACGCCGGGCGTGACGGTGACCAAGTTCAGCGAGGTCTCCACCGGCCTGTCCCGCTACGACTATGTCGACATACACGCCAAGACGGCCCGGCAGCTTGGAGAGCAGCCCGTCGATGTCGCGGTGATCCTGTTCGGCACCAACGATGCCCAGGGCATCAGCATTGACGGCGTGGTGCATGAGTTTGGGACGGAAGGCTGGAAGGCCGCCTATGCCCGGCGCGTGGACGATCTGGTCGCCCTGCTGCGCAGTCGCGACGTCGCGGTCTATTGGGTTGGCCTGCCGCGCATGAAGCGCCCGACCTTCGATGCCCGGATGACGATCATCAACGACGTGGTCGAGGGGCGGATGAAGGCCCTGGGCGTGCCCTATCTGGAAACCGTTGATCTGACGTCGAACGCAGAGGGCGAGTACGAGGCCTATCTGAGCGGCGCAGGGGGACGGCGGCAGCTGATGCGGGCCAATGACGGGATCCATATGTCCATGGCCGGCTATCTGCGGATCAGTGAGCCCGTGGCCGAGCGGCTGAAGCGCGACGCCGGTATCGGCCCCGCCCCAGCGCCTGCGCCCTGA
- a CDS encoding MBOAT family O-acyltransferase: MLFPTLAFGVFFLFVYFTSWSLDRENGRRKLFLLLASWFFFAQWDWRFVGLLVLSAVLNWGVAALLVASDDDRRRKWLVGIGVAINLLILGFFKYYGFFVEQALELLAQVGWERDLPLLQVVLPVGISFFTFQGISYVVDVYRRTAAPAKSLLDVMLLMSFFPHLVAGPIVRASDLLPQFERAPRLTREMATHGFLLIIWGLFKKTVIASELAVNLVDPVFFDPSAYGAGDIALAVYAYAVQIYCDFSAYSDMAIGIAALLGYSFPRNFDQPYRASSMQDFWRRWHISLSSWLRDYLYIPLGGGRKGLVSSCVNVMITMLLGGLWHGAAWTFVAWGALHGAAQVFERLGKAAFGSRKVIPTWLGVLITFHVVCLGWILFRAETFDLAVAMLAGLGRWEAVVMATPLLVGLIVIGLGMHWLPPRAIEGMAVRLKAAPSLTLALLIGVAFLLVEAVRPEGVAPFIYFQF, translated from the coding sequence ATGCTGTTTCCGACACTGGCGTTCGGCGTCTTTTTCCTGTTCGTCTATTTCACCAGCTGGAGCCTGGATCGCGAGAACGGGCGGCGTAAGCTGTTCCTGCTGCTGGCCAGCTGGTTCTTCTTTGCCCAATGGGACTGGCGGTTCGTTGGTCTGCTGGTCCTCAGCGCGGTTCTGAACTGGGGCGTGGCGGCCTTGTTAGTAGCCAGCGACGATGACCGGCGGCGCAAGTGGCTGGTCGGCATTGGCGTCGCGATCAATCTGCTGATCCTCGGCTTTTTCAAATACTACGGCTTCTTTGTTGAGCAGGCGCTCGAGCTATTGGCGCAAGTCGGCTGGGAACGGGACTTGCCGCTGTTGCAGGTGGTCCTGCCGGTGGGCATCAGCTTCTTCACCTTCCAGGGCATCAGCTATGTCGTGGATGTCTATCGGCGGACGGCGGCCCCGGCCAAGTCGTTGCTGGACGTCATGCTGTTGATGAGCTTCTTCCCGCACTTGGTAGCGGGGCCGATTGTCCGGGCCTCGGACCTGCTGCCCCAGTTCGAGCGGGCCCCACGGCTGACCCGCGAGATGGCCACCCATGGTTTCCTCCTGATTATCTGGGGCTTGTTCAAGAAAACTGTCATCGCATCAGAACTGGCCGTGAACTTGGTGGACCCGGTCTTCTTCGATCCGTCGGCCTATGGCGCGGGCGATATTGCCCTGGCCGTCTATGCCTATGCGGTTCAGATCTATTGCGACTTCTCGGCCTATTCGGACATGGCCATCGGGATCGCGGCGTTGCTGGGCTATTCCTTCCCGCGGAATTTCGATCAGCCCTATCGCGCATCCTCGATGCAGGATTTCTGGCGACGCTGGCATATCAGCCTGTCCAGCTGGCTGAGAGACTACCTCTACATTCCGCTGGGAGGCGGTCGGAAAGGCCTCGTGTCGTCCTGCGTGAATGTGATGATCACGATGCTGCTGGGCGGTCTGTGGCACGGGGCGGCGTGGACCTTTGTTGCCTGGGGGGCGCTGCATGGGGCGGCTCAGGTCTTCGAGCGGCTGGGCAAGGCAGCGTTCGGCTCACGCAAGGTGATCCCCACCTGGCTCGGCGTGCTGATCACCTTCCATGTCGTGTGTCTGGGGTGGATCCTGTTCCGGGCCGAGACCTTCGACCTGGCCGTGGCCATGCTGGCAGGGCTGGGGCGGTGGGAGGCCGTGGTCATGGCGACGCCGCTGCTGGTGGGACTGATCGTCATCGGCCTGGGCATGCACTGGCTGCCGCCGCGCGCGATCGAGGGGATGGCGGTACGGCTGAAAGCCGCACCGTCTCTGACGCTGGCCCTGTTGATCGGGGTGGCCTTCCTGCTGGTCGAAGCCGTTCGTCCCGAGGGCGTGGCCCCCTTCATCTATTTCCAGTTCTAG
- a CDS encoding GDSL-type esterase/lipase family protein encodes MRAAIPAMALTMAAAGSALAQTPYVAQSLPGPGATVCAGGLCQPEALDSLFEALHGLETGERERLVRIVQIGDSHTAGDRITGAFRARLQARFGRAGRGVMPPGVPHAGYNPFQVQVTATGWSTTLAPLTASQGLAVQGVGLTGIQAVTFGPDAALEIVAEPGMELTYVSLCGMGGPDAGGFEVRGQSVREEVDFAAPDTGMLCTDAVIGALQERIVIRPLRGGAPLTDITLGRAGYGVEVSNLGVVGSSLRDLAARDEAVLRTQLAVWRPQLIVIAYGTNEGFDDALDPVAYEALLRGEVLRLRRLAPAAALMIVGAPDALRTGAAGGCSADGRRGPPPSLALVRDVQRRVAADMGVAFWDWHGRMGGDCSADRLATMDEPLMRGDRVHFTSAGGDWIGGIFADDILAAYEAWLARRGGAD; translated from the coding sequence ATGCGTGCCGCCATTCCGGCCATGGCATTGACGATGGCGGCAGCGGGATCGGCGCTGGCCCAGACCCCCTATGTCGCGCAAAGCCTGCCTGGGCCGGGCGCGACGGTCTGTGCCGGGGGGCTATGCCAGCCGGAGGCGCTGGACAGTCTGTTCGAGGCGCTCCACGGGCTGGAGACCGGTGAGCGCGAACGGCTGGTCCGGATTGTCCAGATCGGCGACAGCCATACGGCCGGGGACCGGATCACCGGGGCCTTTCGCGCGCGGCTGCAGGCGCGGTTCGGCCGTGCAGGCCGCGGTGTGATGCCGCCGGGCGTGCCCCACGCTGGATACAATCCGTTTCAGGTCCAGGTGACGGCAACCGGCTGGAGCACCACACTGGCTCCGCTGACGGCATCGCAGGGGCTTGCGGTCCAGGGGGTCGGCCTGACCGGGATTCAGGCGGTGACCTTTGGACCGGACGCGGCGCTGGAAATCGTGGCCGAGCCTGGGATGGAGCTGACCTACGTCAGTCTGTGCGGCATGGGCGGACCTGACGCCGGCGGGTTCGAGGTCCGGGGCCAGTCGGTCCGCGAGGAGGTCGATTTTGCGGCCCCCGATACCGGGATGCTGTGCACCGATGCCGTGATCGGTGCGCTTCAGGAGCGGATCGTGATCCGACCGCTGCGGGGCGGTGCGCCCTTGACCGACATCACTTTGGGCCGGGCGGGATATGGGGTCGAGGTGTCGAACCTGGGGGTGGTCGGGTCCAGCCTGCGCGATCTGGCCGCCCGCGACGAGGCCGTGTTGAGGACGCAACTGGCGGTGTGGCGTCCACAGTTGATCGTCATTGCCTATGGCACCAACGAGGGCTTCGACGATGCCCTGGACCCCGTCGCATATGAAGCACTGCTGAGAGGCGAGGTCCTGCGGTTGCGCCGACTGGCTCCGGCGGCGGCACTGATGATCGTCGGCGCTCCCGACGCTCTTCGGACCGGTGCGGCGGGCGGATGCAGCGCCGATGGCCGACGGGGACCGCCCCCATCCCTGGCCCTGGTCCGGGACGTGCAACGCCGCGTCGCGGCCGATATGGGTGTGGCGTTCTGGGACTGGCACGGGCGGATGGGCGGAGACTGTTCGGCGGACAGATTGGCGACCATGGACGAGCCGCTGATGCGGGGCGACCGGGTCCATTTCACCTCGGCCGGGGGCGATTGGATCGGTGGCATTTTCGCTGACGATATTCTGGCGGCCTATGAGGCCTGGCTGGCTCGGCGGGGAGGGGCCGACTGA
- a CDS encoding DUF2177 family protein: MIKYIAAYLGAGLTFAVIDAVWLTTMTNRLYKPVLGPILADKPDMKAAVIFYLVSIAGTVFLAIDPALRGGGWGRAALNGAVLGFVAYATYDLTNQATLNVWSSKLTIIDLCWGTTLTTVSALGGYFAARWAEGKWG; encoded by the coding sequence ATGATCAAATACATAGCCGCCTATCTTGGCGCGGGACTGACGTTCGCGGTGATCGATGCCGTCTGGCTGACCACCATGACCAACCGGCTGTACAAGCCGGTTCTGGGGCCGATCCTGGCGGACAAGCCGGACATGAAGGCGGCGGTGATCTTCTACCTCGTCTCCATCGCCGGGACGGTGTTCCTGGCCATCGATCCGGCGCTCCGGGGCGGAGGCTGGGGCCGCGCTGCGCTGAACGGTGCCGTGCTGGGTTTCGTCGCCTATGCCACCTATGACCTGACCAACCAGGCGACGCTGAACGTCTGGTCGTCGAAGCTGACGATCATCGACCTGTGCTGGGGCACCACCCTGACCACGGTTTCGGCTCTGGGCGGCTATTTCGCGGCGCGCTGGGCCGAGGGCAAATGGGGCTGA